The DNA window AACAATACAGCCACGAGCCTTATGTCGCGGTGTGCCGCTTCCAGATGAAATATCAGGGCAAGCCGGCATCCGATCTGGATCCCGACAAGATCAAGCGCGGCTATGCGGCGCTGGCGCGGATGGAGCACCAGCTTGCCGCGACGCGATATTTGGTCGGCGACAACCTCTCGCTCGCCGACGTCGCGCTGCTGGCCTATACCCGCCTGGCGCATGAAGGCGGCTTCCATCTCGACGGCTACGCCGCCGTGCGGCGCTGGATCGTTGAGGCCGAACGGTCTCTCGGCCTGCCGCCGGCGCGCTAGGGGTTTCTGGAACCAGCATGAACGCAATATCCTTGATAACCATCCGGCGCGCCCGCCGTGACGACGTCGGCGCCATCGTGCGCATGCTGGCGGACGATCCGCTTGGCAGCGCGCGCGAACGGATCGAAGAGCCGCTGCCGCCGTCCTATTTCCGGGCGTTCGAAGCGCTCGAACACGCTTCCCATATCCAGCTTGTGGTCGCCGAGGACGGTGAGGGTGCCGTGGTCGGCTGCCTGCAGCTCTGCATCCTGCCGGGACTGAGCTCGCAGGGCGCCTCGCGCGGCCTGATCGAGGACGTTCGCGTCGCCGCGCAGTGCCGAAGCCGCGGCATCGGCGAGCAACTGGTGCAGTGGGCCGTCTCGGAGGCGCGCGCCAAAAATTGCAAGCTGGTCGAACTCCTGACGCATCGCACCCGCGTCGATGCACAGCGGTTCTACGTCCGACTCGGATTTCAGCCGAGCCATGTCGGCATGACCTTGCGATTTTGATGTTGCCCAATTGTTCGGCGTCGTCACGCCCGGGCCGTTGCGAACGTTGCGAAACGGGTTTTGCCATTCGTTGCGGTTAAGGCGCGGTAAACTAACCGGTGTTCCGTAATTTTTTTCGCGGAACGATTCATGACATCATGGCGTATCCCGGCGGGCTTCGGGCGGCTTGGGAATTGCGCATGAAAAATTATTCGATCGTCAGGATCGGCAACGAATATGTCGTGCAGGCCGACCACAAGAGCATTCTGAAAATCGCGAGCCGGCGCAAAGCCGCCAGGCTCGTCACCGATGCGGCGGAGCTGCTGCAGTCGCAGCCGGCTGCGAAATTGCCGCCGGACGCGCACGCTGAGTCATCAATCGCCTGTGATCTTCCTGAAGTTCCTTGACGATTCACGGCGATTCCCCTATGCACCGCGGCGGGACACCTCCCCCCAACGGGAGGCTTGCTATCTGGAAGGATAGATCATGACTGCAGCAAAGCCCGCTTTGCGGCCCAACGTGCCGCATTTTTCCTCCGGCCCCTGTGCCAAGCGCCCCGGCTGGAACCCGCAAAATCTCAAGGACGCCGCGCTGGGCCGTTCGCATCGCGCGAAAATCGGCAAGGCCAGGCTCAAGCTCGCGATCGATCTGACGCGCGAAGTGCTTGAGGTCCCCGCCGACTACAAGATCGGCATCGTGCCGGCGTCCGATACCGGCGCGGTCGAAATGGCGCTGTGGTCGCTGCTTGGCGCGCGGCCGGTGACCACGATTGCCTGGGAATCCTTCGGCGAAGGCTGGGTCAGCGACATCGTCAAGGAATTGAAGCTCAAGGACGTCACGCGGCTGCATGCCGGCTATGGCGACATTCCCGATCTCTCCAAGGCCGATCCGGCTTCCGACATCGTCTTCACCTGGAACGGCACCACTTCGGGCGTGCGCGTGCCCAATGCCGACTGGATCAGCGCCGATCGAGAGGGCCTCACCATCTGCGACGCCACCTCGGCGGCGTTCGCCCAAAAACTCGACTGGGCCAAGCTCGATGTGGTGACGTTCTCGTGGCAGAAGGCGCTCGGCGGCGAGGCCGCGCATGGCATGCTGGTGCTCAGCCCGCGCGCGGTGGCGCGGCTCGAAAGCTACACGCCGGCCTGGCCGCTGCCGAAGATCTTCCGCATGACCAAGGGCGGCAAGCTCAACCAGGGCATCTTCGAAGGCGAAACCATCAACACGCCGTCGATGCTGTGCGTCGAGGATTATCTCGACGCGCTGAACTGGGGCAAGTCGGTCGGCGGCCTCAAGGCCCTGATCGCGCGCGCCGACGCCAACACCAAGGTGCTCGCCGACTGGAAGGCGAAGACGCCGTGGATCGATTTCCTGGCCAAGGACCCGGCTGTTCGGTCGAACACCTCGGTGTGCATGAAGGTGGTCGATCCCGCGATCACGTCGCTGACGGCGGACGCGCAGTCGGATTTTGCCAAGAAGCTGGTCGCCCTGGTGGAGAAGGAAGGCGCGGGCTACGATTTCGCGCATTATCGCGATGCGCCGGCCGGCCTGCGCATCTGGTGCGGCGCCACGGTGGAAGCCAGTGACGTCGCGCTGCTGACGCAGTGGATCGACTGGGCCTTCGCGGAAACCAAATCCACGCTCGCCAAGGCGGCGTAAGTTTCTTGTTCACCTCGCCCCGTTCTTACGGGGAGAGGGAGAAGTAAATCGTTCCGCGACTTTCACCCCACCCCGGCGCTACGCGTCGACCCCAAGAGCGAGCTTCGCTCGTCTCGCCCCCTCCCAGGGGAGGGAGAAGGATCAACCTCCATGCCCAAACCCAAAGTTCTCATTTCCGACGCACTCTCTCCCGCTGCGGTGCAGATCTTCAAGGACCGCGGCATCGAGGTCGATTTTCAGCCCAATCTCGGCAAGGACAAGGACAAGCTCGCCGAGATCATCGGCAATTACGACGGCCTCGCGATCCGTTCCGCCACCAAGGCCACCGCCAAGATCATCGAAAAGGCGACGCGGCTGAAAGTCATCGGCCGCGCCGGGATCGGCGTCGACAATGTCGAGATACCGGCCGCGACCGCCAAGGGCATCATCGTGATGAACACGCCGTTCGGCAATTCTATCACCACGGCCGAACACGCCATCACCCTGATGCTGGCGCTGGCGCGCGAAATTCCGCAGGCCGATGCCTCCACGCAGGCCGGCAAGTGGGAGAAGAATCGCTTCATGGGGGTCGAGATCACCGCCAAGACGCTGGGCGTGATCGGCTGCGGCAACATCGGTGCGATCGTCGCCGACCGCGCGCTTGGCCTGCGCATGAAAGTGATCGCGTTCGACCCGTTCCTGTCGCCGGAGCGCGCCAGGGATATCGGTGTCGAGAAAGTCGAACTCGACGATCTGTTCAAGCGCGCCGATTTCATCACGCTGCATACGCCGCTCACCGAAAAGACAAAAAACATCATCGATGCGGCGGCGCTGGCCAAGATGAAGAAGGGCGTGCGCATCATCAATTGCGCGCGCGGCGGTCTGGTTGACGAGCAGGCGCTGGTCGATGCGCTCAATTCCCGGCAGGTCGCCGGTGCCGCGTTCGACGTCTTCGTCGAGGAGCCGGCCACGTCAAACGTGCTGTTCGGCCATCCCAACGTGATCTGCACCCCGCATCTGGGAGCTGCCACCACCGAAGCCCAGGAGAACGTCGCGCTGCAGGTCGCCGAGCAGATGTCGGACTATCTTTTGACCGGCGCGATTTCCAACGCGGTCAACTTCCCCTCGATCACGGCCGAAGAGGCGCCCAAGCTGAAGCCGTTCATCGAGCTTGCCGAAAAGCTCGGCTCGTTCGCGGGCCAGCTCACCGAGACCGGCATCCTCAAGGTGCAGATCACCTATGAGGGCCACGTTGCCGAAATGAAGATCAAGGCGCTGACCTCGGCGGTGCTGTCGGGCCTGCTGCGGCCGATGCTGGGCGACGTCAACGTCGTCTCCGCGCCTGTCGTCGCCAAGGAACGCGGCATGGTGGTCGACGAGATCGTGCGCGCGGCGCAGAGCGACTACGAGAGCCTGATCACGGTCACTGTCGTCACCGAGCGGCAGGAGCGTTCGGTGTCGGGCACGGTCTATGCCGACGGCAAGCCGCGGCTGGTCGATATCAAGGGCATCCGGGTCGACGCCGAGTTCGGCAAGTCGATGATCTACGTCACCAATGAGGACAAGCCGGGATTCATCGGCCACTTCGCCGGCCTGCTCGGCGATGCCAGGATCAACATCGCGACCTTCCATCTTGGCCGCAACAAGCCGGGCGGCGACGCCATCGCGCTGGTCGAGGTCGACGGCGCGGTGCCTTCAGCGGTGCTCGCCAAGGTGCAGGCGCTGCCGCAGGTCAAGCAGGCCAAGGCGCTGACCTTTTAAAGAGCCCTGACGTTCTGAAATCGTCCGCACGACGAAGGAAAGGCCCGGCAAAGCCGGGCCTTTCTGTTAACTATTTTTGTTGCTGGCTGTTCGAATGAGCCTGGTTGCTGGTAAACACCGCGGGCTCGGCGGTCCAGGCAGCGATCGCGAAACATCGATACCAAAGCCCAATATCGAAAGGCGCGCCGTTTTGGATAATCTGCGGCGGCGTTATAGAAAAGAAGTATCAGGGAGAGACCCTTAATGAAGCGAGTCATGGATTCGGCGGCGTGCGCGCTTGCCGCTGCAATGCTTTTTGTTGCACCGTTTGCCCAGGCAGCCTCCAACAAGGTGGTGATCGGCGACATCGACGATATGTCGGGACTTTATGCCGACGTCATTGGCGAAGGCGGTGTTGAAGCCGTCAAGATGGCGATTGCGGATTTCGGCGGAACGGTGCTCGGCAACAAGGTCGAGTTTATGGTCACGGACCATCAGAATAAGCCCGACGTCGGCGCGCAGAAATTTCGTGAGTGGGCGGATCGCGATGGCCTGACCATGGTGCTTGGCGGTTCTAACACTGGCGTCAGCCTCGCCTTGGCGACTGTCGCGAAGGAAAAGAAAACGCCGTTCTTTGCGATCGGTGCAGCCGGCGCTTCGCTGACCGGCAAGGATTGTACGCCCTACACGATTCACTATGCGTACGACACCACGGCACTCGGCAACGGCACCGCCACAACCATGGTCAAGGAGGGCGGGAAAAGCTGGTTCTTCCTGACCGCCGACTACGCATTCGGAACCCAGCTTCAGGAAGCCGCCGCCAAGGTCGTCGAAGCCAATGGCGGCAAGGTGGTTGGCGCGGTGCGCGTGCCCCTCTCGGCATCGGACTTCTCAAGTTTCCTGCTTCAGGCCCAAAATTCGGGCGCCCAGGTCCTGGGCCTCGCCAACGCTGGAAACGACTTCACCAATTCGCTGAAAGCCTTTGACGAGTTCGGCCTGTCAAAGACCATGAAACCTGCGGCGTTGCTGGCTTTCCTCAGCGACATCCATGCGCTCGGACTGAAAACCGCACAAGGTCTTTACCTGACGACCGGCTGGTATTGGGACCTCAACGACAAGACCCGCGCATTCTCAAAGCGTTACTTCGAAAAGACGAAGCGCGAACCCACCATGAACCAGGCCGCCTACTATTCCGCCACGCTCACCTATCTCAACGCGGTCAAGGCCGCCAACAGTACCGACCCGGACAAGGTGATGGCCGAACTTCACAAGACGACAATCGACGACATGTTCGCGAGTGGCGGCAAGATCCGTGCGGATGGCCTGATGGAACACGAGATGTACATCATGCAGGTCAAGAAGCCGGAGGAGTCGAAATATCCCTGGGACTACTATCGTCTTGTGCAGACCATGTCGGGCGAGGAAGCGTTTGGAAAGCCTGGCGACTCGGCTTGCCCTTTGGTTACGCACTGACCGGTCGCGCAATCGGCCGAAATGCGATGGCCGCATATTCACCGATTTGACGCAGAAAAAAATGGCGAGCTGAAGAATATCAGCTCGCCATTTCGGCGACTTCGCCGGTCT is part of the Bradyrhizobium erythrophlei genome and encodes:
- a CDS encoding glutathione S-transferase family protein → MKIHGDTNSGNCLKVKWVCDRLALPYTWIGVDMLKRETRTTPFLKLNSAGQVPVVEFDDGRVLAESNAIIRYLARGSDLIPADEFAAAKMDEWLFWEQYSHEPYVAVCRFQMKYQGKPASDLDPDKIKRGYAALARMEHQLAATRYLVGDNLSLADVALLAYTRLAHEGGFHLDGYAAVRRWIVEAERSLGLPPAR
- a CDS encoding GNAT family N-acetyltransferase, with the translated sequence MNAISLITIRRARRDDVGAIVRMLADDPLGSARERIEEPLPPSYFRAFEALEHASHIQLVVAEDGEGAVVGCLQLCILPGLSSQGASRGLIEDVRVAAQCRSRGIGEQLVQWAVSEARAKNCKLVELLTHRTRVDAQRFYVRLGFQPSHVGMTLRF
- a CDS encoding phosphoserine transaminase, producing MTAAKPALRPNVPHFSSGPCAKRPGWNPQNLKDAALGRSHRAKIGKARLKLAIDLTREVLEVPADYKIGIVPASDTGAVEMALWSLLGARPVTTIAWESFGEGWVSDIVKELKLKDVTRLHAGYGDIPDLSKADPASDIVFTWNGTTSGVRVPNADWISADREGLTICDATSAAFAQKLDWAKLDVVTFSWQKALGGEAAHGMLVLSPRAVARLESYTPAWPLPKIFRMTKGGKLNQGIFEGETINTPSMLCVEDYLDALNWGKSVGGLKALIARADANTKVLADWKAKTPWIDFLAKDPAVRSNTSVCMKVVDPAITSLTADAQSDFAKKLVALVEKEGAGYDFAHYRDAPAGLRIWCGATVEASDVALLTQWIDWAFAETKSTLAKAA
- the serA gene encoding phosphoglycerate dehydrogenase, which translates into the protein MPKPKVLISDALSPAAVQIFKDRGIEVDFQPNLGKDKDKLAEIIGNYDGLAIRSATKATAKIIEKATRLKVIGRAGIGVDNVEIPAATAKGIIVMNTPFGNSITTAEHAITLMLALAREIPQADASTQAGKWEKNRFMGVEITAKTLGVIGCGNIGAIVADRALGLRMKVIAFDPFLSPERARDIGVEKVELDDLFKRADFITLHTPLTEKTKNIIDAAALAKMKKGVRIINCARGGLVDEQALVDALNSRQVAGAAFDVFVEEPATSNVLFGHPNVICTPHLGAATTEAQENVALQVAEQMSDYLLTGAISNAVNFPSITAEEAPKLKPFIELAEKLGSFAGQLTETGILKVQITYEGHVAEMKIKALTSAVLSGLLRPMLGDVNVVSAPVVAKERGMVVDEIVRAAQSDYESLITVTVVTERQERSVSGTVYADGKPRLVDIKGIRVDAEFGKSMIYVTNEDKPGFIGHFAGLLGDARINIATFHLGRNKPGGDAIALVEVDGAVPSAVLAKVQALPQVKQAKALTF
- a CDS encoding ABC transporter substrate-binding protein, producing MDSAACALAAAMLFVAPFAQAASNKVVIGDIDDMSGLYADVIGEGGVEAVKMAIADFGGTVLGNKVEFMVTDHQNKPDVGAQKFREWADRDGLTMVLGGSNTGVSLALATVAKEKKTPFFAIGAAGASLTGKDCTPYTIHYAYDTTALGNGTATTMVKEGGKSWFFLTADYAFGTQLQEAAAKVVEANGGKVVGAVRVPLSASDFSSFLLQAQNSGAQVLGLANAGNDFTNSLKAFDEFGLSKTMKPAALLAFLSDIHALGLKTAQGLYLTTGWYWDLNDKTRAFSKRYFEKTKREPTMNQAAYYSATLTYLNAVKAANSTDPDKVMAELHKTTIDDMFASGGKIRADGLMEHEMYIMQVKKPEESKYPWDYYRLVQTMSGEEAFGKPGDSACPLVTH